Below is a window of Zerene cesonia ecotype Mississippi chromosome 18, Zerene_cesonia_1.1, whole genome shotgun sequence DNA.
GTAGGTAAGATTAGATGTAATAATTACTTTCTTaggaaaaaaaactaaacaactTTCAAACTGTGAAAACCAAACAATTCTTATAcccaaaaaatttaatacaattttccaCTGTAATAATAACCACTTATGAGAGTTGTAgacatgtattataaaattgatagcAGCGGCATTTGAACAACACGCAAGGACACTTCTACAATAAAACACGAGTAAATAGCAATGAATCCAGTTTTTTTGTTTCCGTAATCTCTTAAAAAAGTTTCAAAACGATTTCAATTtcgattaatattaatatatttgtttatacataaacgaaatatatttgtttatacataatgtagattataaacaataaataaaagattgtaTGACTTTTATACGATTTTTGGTACTttccaaatattatattgaattaattaagtaaaaacaagtatataatatatagtaggGCGGATCGCTCGAATGAAACCagaatgaattataaatttcatcaaactaGGAATCACAGAAATGGTGAAAGTATTTTCAAAACTAATTAGTTCTTGGCtctatccattacaaacatacaaaaaatacaaataattctgtattatttttgtacagaTGTAGATACCAATGTTCAAATAGAAATGTACATTTTCACCGCTTGCAAAAAATTACCTGATTTTGTGTTTCGAATTCTTCtacacaaatttttatacaatattttctaacTGACAGATACGTTAAACCCATAAAAAaggatatttatttctttagtttcatagcatttaaagctttataaacaattaaaaatttaatgtaaatgataaaagatttgtaatgtataaaatgaaggttataaaaataagcaattttatCGAATCTTACCCTTTCCCGTACTCTCCGAGGATGTTTTCTTCGGGTACCCTCACATTATCGAAATGCACCATGCACGTGCCGGACGCGCGTATACCGAGCTTATTCTCCGGCTTGGCCACACTGAGGCCGGGTGTATCGCGCTCCACTATGAAGCACGTGATACCTTTGTAGCCCTGGGATGAAAGAGGTTTGTctattcagtttttttttattgtaaaaatctttttttttttgcgagAACTGCTTTTGGGGTGGGTTCTTGTTACTAATTGTAGCCGCGATTGTAATCGGGTGggttacataaacatttttatgataccCATAATCACTCAAAGGACGTTAAAGCATATTAGGGAAAAGGCATGTTTGCAATCGCAGGGGGATTGAATTGATTGAACGAATGGCGATTTTAATGCTATAGGTAGATCTTAAAAATTCTaagtaaacaaaattcaaGAACTGACATAGTGacttaactatataaaatactagcttcgTTAAATTCGGTACTCCGAACTActgttgttatacatataaaccttcttcttgaatcactctatcgtGTAGTTCTAAAGACCTAAgcttacatatatatacggTCAGACGCGGGAAACGACTGCTTTATAataagtactagctgcgccccgcggtgaaagagcaataaacacacacatccttacaaactttcgcatttataatattagtaggataggatggaGTAAATCTATCTGAATGTAAGTAAaaaaggtaataataatatttattatttgctaaGACTGTCAACGTTGAATAttggataaaatattaactattattttttcagaaTGTTACTTCTGTATTGCTTTTTTCCTGTactataattttctattatttctaaAGTACACATTTGATgtaattagtttatatatatgacgATAAATTATTGCATCACAATTCAATGACCGTGTGAACTAGAAAGATAACAGtctatttaatacaaataaatacacttctattttaataaatagttaacgtccattgtatgtttgtatatatatatgctgaGACGTAGAAACTATGTATAAATGTCGgtggtaatatataaattgtttgtgtACCTACACAAAATCTTGAAGCAAAGCCATTTAGGtatatttggtttatttttcttcaatctatatattatgttactcatatattacattatgtcCATATACTATTTCCGACAACTACTCTATTTAGTATATACTTTGAgattttgtatcaaattcttaataaattaatcaaggACGATAAATTAAGAAACGAGAAAAACATCTATTGTTTCTTATGTATAGGCTAAGGAAAACTTGcgtgtgtctgtctgtctgtatgtatgtttatctCCAAATTCTGAGCTTGtctactaaatattttaatagtaactGATATAAATCcgtaaaattaagtaaaaaaattacaattaagtgACCTATTAGATATGAATGCATTTGTATACggataaaattcttatttctcGTAGTCACGAGAAATAATGTAATTCGTATGGTCATACGTATTTAGCTTTATTTacgaatagtttaatatttatgatatatgcAGAGATGAGAAGCCAATAAGAAacatatctaatattattactttgttTACACACATGTAAGTTTTCATTTACGTAGAGATGGCGAAAACATGTTTATGTCTTAATGactgaaaatttgttttgtgatAAGTTCTGTTTGATAATCACTATCTGTAGGACCCTTAACAACAATACGTATTCTCTAAAAAGTTgagataaattttacaatcttgaaaattaaattatggttTAAATTGCATCTAAATCTGTTTGGAAATTTTGTAGTAATCGACTGATTGACATACGTACATAGGTGTTATTAAAAGACAAATTCGCATCGTTTGTTTTTCCTGGCCTCGGAATCGAATCATGtgcatttttttcatttatagtgACCAAGAACTAAACGCATTATTTGCCTAAATAAGTCAAACATGACAAATATACTCCTATCGTCATCAATTGGTGAACAATTGGAGTTATTCATTGCTTCAATATTCGCACTTTGAACCTTAGtgcaataaaatcaaatacatttttacgtTTCGATGTTTGAAAAGCTTGCGACCAttgactttattataataataatgttgtttaCATAACACATTACCaactagaatataatatagtacaaaattgttattatcgCATTAGGAtagcattatttttgtttgtcaccgaaatattgtaataatctcaatcaaatatcttaataaaaatagcataaaCCACCCGGCTCTTTTCTGAAATTATAacgttttgtgttttaaaggTGTTTAGTTAATGAAATCTCACCTTAGAAGGATCAGCATTTGCCATGACCAGGAACACACCAGCCACATCAGAGTTTGAGATCCACATCTTGGAGCCATTGATGACGTAATCCTTTCCGTCCTTCTTGGCAACAGTCTTTAACGAGAAAGCGTCTGAACCGGACGTCGGTTCTGTTAGGCAGAAACTACCCGCCTATAAAACAACTTGtagtttaatgtattttcttgtgtaatTTTACGCAATACTATACATTTAGAGattgaagactttttaacggattataacgcggtttatttattatattatttaaacctgacgtttcgaatactttacagcgagcgtggtcacgggtaGATTAAGATGCTACATGTCttgaagttataaaatataatgaataaatcgcgtttaaaatccgttaagtctTTAAACACTGAATGATCATATACTGCCACAAAGTTAGGCAGTGGAATCATATAAAacgtcaaaatattataatctcatttactatttgtttcttttcttagaaagaaagaaagaataaatatacatttactcACGAATACAGAAACGACAAACAACAACTAGTACAACTTCCAATAAGctattcaaattaatacaaaatatcatgTACTGTGAACAGTCCCACTACCCTATAAAGGACttccaaaattattttttttgcggGAGATATTTTTCTGAGTTATTGTATGTAGATTCAGTCATTTCACTTTACTTAACCCCTTAATACTTAAACATGACTAAGCCTGTTCTTAACTATATgagtactataatatataaaatagcaatttaGCTTAACGTTGATACATTATTACGTACTTCTTATCAAACCTATGCAGGaatagataaaacatttttatccgCTTTGTATTGATTGAAGTACTGTTTGGCATTGGCCTGTGTAACTATCATATATCATATTCTGGTTTAAGGTTCAACCCCATGAGATTTAAAGATCAAAATTTAACATGGGCAGtctatttttacacgctttttattagcttcacctgtatgtttgtttgtaaccgacttctttgggcgcgattttgacccactttaaacggccagatttcgttcaaactttgtagatttattgaggaccgatgacaatacactaatttgataaaattattccatttttcaatttgcaaaatatgataaaagcgtgttttttagtttttttaaactattataatatataattttactcacatttattttattaagcatattataatgtactttAAATGACGCCTGAAATATCTTCAGGAGCTTTACTATTGAGTTATATACAGTAAGGGTTATTTTATACGTGTGAGTCTGACTATGCAATCGCTTCAGGCTATTTATACTCACATACTCCGTACATAGTTTGGTCaggtattttttcttttgttccTCAGTACCGATTTTCATGAACAGCGAGTTGACTAAGGTGTTGTGGATATCCACATAGGCCGCAACTGCCGGGTCTACTCTCGACAGTTCTTCGACAACTAACATCATGGTGAGGAAACCACATCCTGACCCGTTGTATTCAGCTGGCGTTTCGATTCCCATTAactagaattttataaattaattttaagtgtaGGATGAATTTATGAGTCTAAAAATCACAATGCATGGGTTCATtgttcttaaatttaattttaataataatatgggcAAGAAATTCTGTCTGTCTTGTTCTTCGCACCTaaacgaaaaacaaatttggatgaaattaaGAACATAATTAGTTAGAGAACTAATAAAggatataagattatttttaatcatgaaaattagtattattttgatgaaaacgCTAAGGCAGTAGACatcaaacttataaaattttattaacgcATACATTGCTTAAGAgaagaaagaaattaatacacattttttattattatggtcGAAGATATTTGACCGCCGCGAAAATGTTTATCAAGTTATAAGTAAGTAAGCTTAAACTCCCTCTTTAAGCAAcacgttttattaaaagcatGTAGTTTgtcattattgaatattagttgtataatagaatttatatttacgcCATTGTCAAAAAGCATCTGTCTAATGCCTTCGTCGATTTTGTGCTCATCTTCCATTTTCTTGACTAGAGGTGCGATTTGTTCCGTAGCGAGTTTTCGAACTGAAATGAAttattgtacattatatataattattttacgtaaGATATTTAACTGCCTTAAAAATTATCCcaattagaccaaattttgAATGGGACCACAAGGATGACAACAAAAAGCTCATCAAAATgtgttcacccagtcgaaactGATGTGATAACCGCACTATACACGTGCTTTGGACAAGTTTTCGTTGAGGGTATGTATAGATTAATGACGTATTTGtcataaatctaaatatatatatgtataactcaaaggtgactgactgactgactgagtgacatagtgatctatcaacgcacagtccaaaccactggacggatcaggctgaaatttggcatacagatagatgttataacGTAGGTATCCGCCAAGAAACGATTTTGATAGATtttacccccaaggggatgaaagtttataacatgaaactttattaaaaccgcgcgggcgaaacctgcgggcacagctagtgtacatatttctctataaattacaatttttgtgaCATTCTCTATCTTAAATTCAAAACGATACGTGAAGTTATACTTAGTTATCTTAAGTACATacgaaattattgtttgaagTACATACAATTTAAGATAAGATCTTTTGTTGTTTGTCAGGCATcttgcataattttataaattacctactattttcatattatgaaaGTACTTAGAAAATATAGGCATGCATtggatgacataaaaattattatggaaCATTTTTCACAGTGAAACATACATCGAAGAGTTATAGTGAGTGAAGTGACGAAGACTCATTCAACATGAATCACATTCTGTGACCAAGAGAAGTTTGATTTTTACTTTTCCATTTAAGCATcatctatttttgttttttttacatggCAATTTTTTATAGGTACTTACGGTTtgtgtaaaagaaaatataaaataactgctACTGGCagatatatagtatttttgtcAGCAAAggcaatttcattaaaatgatcATAGGtacgtatataaaatagaaaaccCTACGGAACATGCAATTAACTCATGTTTCGACTCTGTGTATATGTACTAATTACGTATAGCacacataatttaatactatactagtatacttatacataaaaatgaattttatctttaaatttttatcagcAACACttagtaacataaatattaaatagaggCGATAAGAATTTGTTTTCGAATTATGATATTACCTACACTCTGAATTATCATTGTCCATACAAAATacgtttgtttcatttaataaaggATAATTGTTCTAGAAGTAGTAGGTAATGGTATCTCagtgaattaaatttgttttgtcatTGGTAGATATGATCTATCTTTTTATgcaatagcgggcaactgagctgggtGAGCGTGGGTTGCGTGAAGGTAGGCGACCGCCATTGccctatgaacatttgcacAAATAGAGAGAGATTTTAAATACGGTGCCCACTAAtacgggaataaaggaatggccTGAGTATAGTGGGGAAAAGGTTccctttcccggtgcgagcttcAGCTCTTACAGAAGCGAGGTCAACTCCCACATAATAATTACCTAGCACAATGTGATATTTAGAAATGCAAACACGGATACggataacaataacatttttggGTTTTTACAAGTAGGTACCttcctatttaaaatatttttatatataacttaatatgacatattgttataaaatatttccaggCATTTTTTGAACTAAATTATTCTGAAATTTCAGTGATGTTTACGCAATTTTCGTTGTTATGTTCAAAAACTGAATGTTGGTGACAATCTTTTTGGAGTTAGCGatttataaa
It encodes the following:
- the LOC119833809 gene encoding short/branched chain specific acyl-CoA dehydrogenase, mitochondrial, giving the protein MFPLRRVGNKILEQWRAPITVVATKSQKYSTDTPRPLTMLTDDELAMKETIRKLATEQIAPLVKKMEDEHKIDEGIRQMLFDNGLMGIETPAEYNGSGCGFLTMMLVVEELSRVDPAVAAYVDIHNTLVNSLFMKIGTEEQKKKYLTKLCTEYAGSFCLTEPTSGSDAFSLKTVAKKDGKDYVINGSKMWISNSDVAGVFLVMANADPSKGYKGITCFIVERDTPGLSVAKPENKLGIRASGTCMVHFDNVRVPEENILGEYGKGYKYAAGFLNEGRIGIAAQMIGLCQGCMDATIPYTLERKQFGNPIYKYQGISYQIAHLQTELEAARLLTYNAARLKEHGVEFVKEAAMAKYYASEIAQTLTSKCIDFMGGVGFTRDFPQEKFFRDAKIGTIYEGTSNMQLQTIAKLIEKEYTQ